One genomic region from Drosophila subpulchrella strain 33 F10 #4 breed RU33 chromosome 2R, RU_Dsub_v1.1 Primary Assembly, whole genome shotgun sequence encodes:
- the LOC119549680 gene encoding uncharacterized protein LOC119549680 isoform X2, producing the protein MWLAKQLPVMHLPPGQLKVVLILALLQELQVKPQRDLFQGLFEKDLQLCPDCFSGQREQCEEIFQKIAEPSDWSRLLKAISLLVDRRTIYFLELKEDHKETKVVAKRKDIHVQKHEAEIAEKEFLELEERPGGFHLCRTSLSKPRFVDYLSRRGHASASTWFYMMHYVSPLLMQELYLLEFPVPKTWATCGLTHFQSYAGRTLMHYADAEENLRLELSRQLLQLSLKLTFGFSDFRIYLTDFTADNLAYDEDSKKVVLIDLDSLVLVDAASTSGQAQKYEPLPGEGFTFNVSAFCSGQQLDANVYQACLLLRDVLLKTIDNERLQLLLEQCVACQDDLCDMRFQQAYDLIKLLES; encoded by the coding sequence GTGAAGCCGCAAAGGGACCTGTTCCAGGGCCTCTTCGAGAAGGATCTGCAACTGTGTCCCGATTGCTTTTCTGGACAGCGCGAGCAGTGCGAGGAGATATTCCAGAAAATCGCAGAACCCTCGGACTGGAGCAGACTTTTGAAAGCCATCTCCTTGCTCGTCGATCGACGGACGATTTACTTTCTAGAGCTAAAGGAGGATCATAAGGAAAccaaagtagtggcaaaaagAAAGGACATTCATGTACAGAAACATGAAGCAGAAATCGCGGAAAAGGAATTCCTTGAGCTTGAGGAGCGACCTGGTGGCTTCCATCTTTGCCGAACTTCTTTAAGTAAACCCCGATTTGTTGATTACTTGTCGCGGCGTGGCCATGCCTCCGCCAGTACCTGGTTCTACATGATGCACTATGTTAGCCCGCTGCTAATGCAGGAATTGTATTTGCTCGAATTTCCAGTGCCCAAGACATGGGCAACCTGTGGTCTTACCCATTTTCAATCCTACGCAGGACGTACTTTAATGCATTATGCTGACGCGGAGGAAAATCTTCGCCTGGAGCTGTCTCGCCAGTTGCTCCAACTATCCCTTAAGCTGACCTTTGGCTTTTCGGACTTTCGCATCTACTTAACCGATTTCACGGCTGATAATTTAGCCTATGACGAAGACAGCAAGAAGGTGGTTCTCATTGATTTGGACTCCTTGGTGCTGGTGGACGCTGCCTCAACTTCTGGACAGGCACAGAAATATGAGCCGCTGCCTGGCGAGGGATTCACCTTCAATGTTTCGGCATTCTGCTCCGGTCAGCAGCTGGATGCGAATGTCTACCAGGCGTGCCTTCTCCTAAGGGATGTCCTGCTCAAGACTATAGACAACGAAAGACTTCAACTGCTCTTGGAGCAGTGCGTTGCCTGCCAAGATGACCTCTGTGATATGCGCTTTCAGCAAGCTTACGACTTGATAAAACTGCTAGAAAGTTAG
- the LOC119549680 gene encoding uncharacterized protein LOC119549680 isoform X3, translating to MHLPPGQLKVVLILALLQELQVKPQRDLFQGLFEKDLQLCPDCFSGQREQCEEIFQKIAEPSDWSRLLKAISLLVDRRTIYFLELKEDHKETKVVAKRKDIHVQKHEAEIAEKEFLELEERPGGFHLCRTSLSKPRFVDYLSRRGHASASTWFYMMHYVSPLLMQELYLLEFPVPKTWATCGLTHFQSYAGRTLMHYADAEENLRLELSRQLLQLSLKLTFGFSDFRIYLTDFTADNLAYDEDSKKVVLIDLDSLVLVDAASTSGQAQKYEPLPGEGFTFNVSAFCSGQQLDANVYQACLLLRDVLLKTIDNERLQLLLEQCVACQDDLCDMRFQQAYDLIKLLES from the coding sequence GTGAAGCCGCAAAGGGACCTGTTCCAGGGCCTCTTCGAGAAGGATCTGCAACTGTGTCCCGATTGCTTTTCTGGACAGCGCGAGCAGTGCGAGGAGATATTCCAGAAAATCGCAGAACCCTCGGACTGGAGCAGACTTTTGAAAGCCATCTCCTTGCTCGTCGATCGACGGACGATTTACTTTCTAGAGCTAAAGGAGGATCATAAGGAAAccaaagtagtggcaaaaagAAAGGACATTCATGTACAGAAACATGAAGCAGAAATCGCGGAAAAGGAATTCCTTGAGCTTGAGGAGCGACCTGGTGGCTTCCATCTTTGCCGAACTTCTTTAAGTAAACCCCGATTTGTTGATTACTTGTCGCGGCGTGGCCATGCCTCCGCCAGTACCTGGTTCTACATGATGCACTATGTTAGCCCGCTGCTAATGCAGGAATTGTATTTGCTCGAATTTCCAGTGCCCAAGACATGGGCAACCTGTGGTCTTACCCATTTTCAATCCTACGCAGGACGTACTTTAATGCATTATGCTGACGCGGAGGAAAATCTTCGCCTGGAGCTGTCTCGCCAGTTGCTCCAACTATCCCTTAAGCTGACCTTTGGCTTTTCGGACTTTCGCATCTACTTAACCGATTTCACGGCTGATAATTTAGCCTATGACGAAGACAGCAAGAAGGTGGTTCTCATTGATTTGGACTCCTTGGTGCTGGTGGACGCTGCCTCAACTTCTGGACAGGCACAGAAATATGAGCCGCTGCCTGGCGAGGGATTCACCTTCAATGTTTCGGCATTCTGCTCCGGTCAGCAGCTGGATGCGAATGTCTACCAGGCGTGCCTTCTCCTAAGGGATGTCCTGCTCAAGACTATAGACAACGAAAGACTTCAACTGCTCTTGGAGCAGTGCGTTGCCTGCCAAGATGACCTCTGTGATATGCGCTTTCAGCAAGCTTACGACTTGATAAAACTGCTAGAAAGTTAG
- the LOC119549678 gene encoding F-box only protein 42, with the protein MDACSHKVDGENENCEATLAAVNLNVLPDEILEFIFTYLPPYGDLEHCSLVCKRWRAIVKNLVRRSKLNLEKGLNDFRLRWEVFSQQTVNGGAGAPLSFIAGRFAHSAVRHDNSMYVFGGGSSSDTTFNDLWRFDLTHMRWARPVATGTYPSPKGSASMVAWRDQLVLFGGWRYPSLHPPYQPWCLFDELHYYDLGKNRWLLRNSLSCPPPMAGHSATVHGDRMVIFGGYQIKDDVNVNSNDTWVLDLPEQRWWQPLFVGNTRPSPRYGQIQVELGRNHLLVVGGCGGANRVYTDAWLLDMTRDVWCWKSLNVRNKRFGAVHMWCNPGCKVNNYLVVVGPSPNMPQDFQMMKQSRVPVVGGRGPPPPNPLQNLPPRGHRIPMPERRLGGGMGGPGQNRGGNIRPGVGGAAAALGPQEQYLANRRAILNQHMQQAQQFLHNSNVNNNNNYQPRSGRLSDLHAPPAPAPAASPPSPPVRPNAPPSPADGDVDAAQRLQRNLALRCRDNEPRLPKRFDELYEDPFRMAAFNVPTRSRSASRDHNERIRRMEEKMNAIRNSRRSAPAAAQVEPQPLRAPSPKRLRCNVQSLFVCDISSILDSSEPALDWVEYKNFGVLKGAPDRLILSSLIAGNGELILFGGVHKETLTDITHHVSNSIHFLSVPRDII; encoded by the exons ATGGACGCGTGCAGCCACAAGGTCGACGGCGAAAATGAGAATTGCGAGGCGACCTTGGCCGCCGTGAATCTGAATGTCCTTCCCGACGAGATACTGGAGTTCATCTTTACCTACCTGCCGCCCTACGGCGACCTGGAGCACTGCAGCTTGGTGTGTAAGCGATGGCGTGCCATTGTGAAGA ATCTCGTGCGCCGCTCCAAGTTGAACCTGGAGAAGGGCCTCAACGACTTTCGACTGCGCTGGGAGGTGTTCTCCCAGCAGACGGTCAATGGCGGTGCCGGAGCACCCCTGTCCTTCATCGCCGGACGTTTTGCCCACTCGGCTGTGCGGCACGATAACTCCATGTACGTGTTTGGTGGAGGTTCGTCCTCGGATACCACCTTCAACGATCTCTGGCGCTTCGATTTGACACACATGCGCTGGGCGCGGCCAGTGGCCACAGGGACCTATCCCTCGCCCAAGGGTAGTGCCTCCATGGTGGCGTGGCGGGATCAGCTGGTGCTCTTCGGCGGCTGGCGCTACCCTTCGCTGCATCCGCCGTACCAGCCATGGTGTCTGTTCGACGAGCTGCACTACTACGATCTGGGCAAGAACCGATGGCTGCTGCGCAACTCCCTATCCTGCCCGCCACCCATGGCTGGGCACTCGGCCACGGTGCACGGCGATCGGATGGTCATCTTTGGTGGCTACCAGATCAAGGACGATGTCAACGTGAACTCGAACGATACGTGGGTGCTGGATCTGCCGGAGCAACGCTGGTGGCAGCCGCTCTTCGTGGGCAACACGCGACCCAGTCCGCGATACGGACAAATCCAGGTGGAGCTGGGCAGGAACCATCTGCTGGTCGTGGGCGGATGTGGTGGCGCCAATCGGGTGTACACCGATGCCTGGCTGCTGGACATGACCAGGGATGTATGGTGCTGGAAATCGCTTAATGTGCGCAACAAGCGCTTCGGAGCCGTCCACATGTGGTGCAATCCCGGCTGCAAGGTTAACAACTATCTTGTGGTTGTGGGACCTTCGCCCAACATGCCGCAGGACTTCCAGATGATGAAGCAGAGCAGGGTCCCGGTCGTAGGAGGTCGTGGACCACCGCCGCCGAATCCTCTTCAAAATCTACCCCCTAGGGGACACCGAATACCAATGCCGGAGCGTCGATTGGGCGGAGGGATGGGTGGTCCTGGACAGAATCGCGGTGGAAACATCCGTCCTGGAGTGGGAGGGGCAGCAGCTGCTCTGGGCCCCCAGGAGCAATATTTGGCCAACCGAAGAGCAATACTCAACCAGCATATGCAGCAAGCCCAACAGTTTCTGCACAACAGCAAtgtaaacaataataataactacCAGCCACGATCGGGAAGATTGAGTGATCTCCATGCCCCGCCAGCTCCAGCTCCTGCTGCATCTCCCCCATCCCCGCCAGTGCGACCAAATGCTCCTCCATCTCCCGCCGACGGCGATGTGGATGCCGCCCAGCGGCTGCAAAGGAACCTGGCCCTAAGGTGTCGTGATAATGAGCCTAGGCTGCCCAAACGCTTCGATGAACTATACGAG GATCCCTTTCGTATGGCCGCCTTTAATGTGCCCACTCGATCGCGAAGTGCCTCACGGGATCACAACGAGCGCATCCGACGCATGGAGGAGAAGATGAACGCCATACGGAACTCGCGACGCAGTGCACCCGCCGCTGCCCAAGTGGAACCACAACCACTGCGCGCCCCCTCTCCCAAGCGACTGCGCTGCAATGTGCAATCCCTGTTCGTGTGCGACATCTCCAGCATTCTGGACAGCAGTGAGCCCGCTCTCGACTGGGTGGAATACAAGAACTTCGGCGTGCTTAAGGGCGCTCCTGATCGGTTAATCCTTTCAAGCCTCATTGCCGGCAACGGCGAGCTGATCCTGTTCGGGGGCGTGCACAAGGAGACACTGACGGACATCACACACCATGTGTCCAATTCCATACACTTCCTAAGTGTGCCACGTGATATTATCTAA
- the LOC119551135 gene encoding tRNA pseudouridine(38/39) synthase — MSATSEKKIVINKRLKGLPREALEKLSQTELIDKVVQLEAYNFQLRNLLQKKLTEQDKNDEEYAVLFGKESEERVSKETKVSSKTQKQRKFDWSSAHKRHVLLKITYFGWDYQGFACQEDSNDTIESNLFRALSRTCLIESRATSNYHRCGRTDKEVSAFCQVISIDLRSKHPPETQLDPSALSTEIDYCGLLNRVLPKNIQCVAWMPLRNPVYSARFDCVSRSYRYYFPKGDLDISAMQDACVLLVRHADFRNFCKMDVHNGVTNYMRNLQSARVQACGENQSKTGYDMYYLEIQANAFLWHQIRCIMAVLLLVGQRKEQPSVISKLLDVETNPCKPQYTPAIGLPLNLFRCDFRDKTTRSINHPIDGNVNDDAMDVATEETEPSDAAAYSEERDLTNWIYSEENLQKLIENTQCEWTQFSVKSTMIRNVLQQLESLLEENFKPKEKVQAQVILLQDSVKPRQYQPLLERKRCESLENRIEHFVKKQRLIVKDETETA, encoded by the exons ATGAGCGCAACAAGtgagaaaaaaattgttataaaTAAACGTTTAAAAGGCCTGCCCCGCGAGGCTCTGGAAAAACTGAGCCAAACAGAGTTGATCGATAAGGTTGTCCAACTGGAGGCCTACAATTTTCAGCTGCGAAATCTGCTGCAAAAGAAATTAACCGAACAAGACAAAAATGATGAGGAATATGCTGTTTTATTTGGAAAGGAATCCGAGGAGAGGGTTTCCAAAGAAACCAAGGTGTCCAGCAAGACGCAGAAGCAACGTAAGTTCGATTGGAGTAG TGCCCACAAGCGTCATGTTCTGCTGAAGATCACCTACTTTGGTTGGGACTATCAAGGATTTGCCTGCCAGGAGGACTCCAATGACACCATCG AATCCAACTTGTTCCGCGCTCTAAGTCGCACTTGCCTCATCGAATCCCGCGCCACCTCCAACTATCATCGCTGTGGACGCACCGACAAGGAGGTGAGCGCCTTCTGCCAGGTGATCTCCATCGATCTGCGCAGCAAACATCCGCCCGAAACCCAACTGGATCCCTCGGCTCTGTCCACAGAGATTGACTATTGTGGACTTCTGAATAGGGTGCTGCCCAAGAACATCCAGTGTGTGGCCTGGATGCCACTGCGTAATCCAGTTTACAGCGCTCGTTTCGATTGCGTTTCGCGTAGCTATCGTTACTACTTTCCCAAGGGCGACCTGGACATTTCTGCAATGCAGGATGCATGCGTACTCCTAGTGCGCCATGCGGATTTCAGGAATTTCTGCAAAATGGACGTGCACAACGGGGTGACCAACTACATGAGAAACTTGCAATCAGCCAGGGTGCAAGCGTGTGGGGAGAATCAATCGAAGACAG GCTACGACATGTACTACCTTGAAATCCAAGCCAATGCCTTCCTCTGGCACCAGATCCGTTGTATTATGGCTGTGCTATTACTTGTTGGTCAAAGGAAAGAGCAACCCAGCGTAATCAGTAAACTGCTCGATGTGGAGACTAATCCCTGCAAGCCTCAATACACGCCCGCCATTGGTTTGCCCTTAAATCTCTTCCGCTGTGATTTCCGGGACAAGACCACGAGGAGTATAAATCATCCTATCGATGGAAATGTAAATGATGACGCCATGGATGTAGCCACTGAGGAAACGGAACCCTCAGATGCTGCTGCTTATTCAGAGGAACGAGATCTGACGAACTGGATTTACAGCGAAGAAAATCTGCAGAAGCTAATTGAGAACACTCAATGTGAGTGGACGCAATTCAGCGTGAAAAGCACCATGATACGAAATGTGCTTCAGCAATTAGAAAGCTTGTTAGAGGAAAACTTTAAGCCCAAAGAAAAGGTGCAGGCACAAGTAATCCTGCTGCAGGATTCCGTCAAACCGCGTCAATATCAGCCTCTCCTAGAACGCAAACGTTGTG agagtttggagaatcgCATAGAACATTTTGTTAAAAAGCAACGACTGATTGTCAAGGACGAAACGGAAACAGCGTGA
- the LOC119551131 gene encoding uncharacterized protein LOC119551131, which yields MRLFKTRKSTDTYSTLAAQQQQQQQQQQQQPDNSNTSQSSSSKSHTPATCNNRLTKSIANSTTISSSLPDLNESPVMILSCTTLASNGATATTAVTATASGAPATSAGGLPQQQHQQQPLRTATPTCLLSGRQTPSAISVMSLQEATSLHRQQQQQQQQQQQQQHQQQQHQPPTIYVPVPTKLGSNGSTGNHSATLLLSYGSTNSIATMQQQQQQHAAQYQQYVAQRLHAASSSCLYEKGASAGGGAGSNKSSRSLTPNGHLPDYKLVTAVPVVVLDDEHKSNSLPASELSRNSGGNMNSSSSNMNGSGNSNSNSLDVSNSNSHSGSSTSLASTTRNVFTWGKRMSRKLDLLKRSDSPAAAHKSHSDLRSLFHSPTHHKSGGSGGVNASSSAKASPSPSSSGSTTSTLKKCKSGPIETIKQRHQQQQQQQLVQDVGTGQSQSAQSTPTHQFQAAARPQKALKNFFHRIGSTGMLNHRSHNLLKASEAAQQATPAATTLYRSSSTSQLSSCSYVKCDDPTEGLNLQREQQRLPRIASLKSSSCDDIAKVSSCLTASTSSGSGAGSLASPPSGAASGGAGGGGGGGGTAPSGQHDPSRRGAFPYAFLRSRLSVLPEENHGNAPGHLKQQIQRQREQHQQHQRELLEQEQAASPLPQRRSPEQAMLSNVSRNDSITSKDWEPLYQRLSSCLSSNESGYDSDGGATGARLGNNLSISGGDTESIASGTLKRNSLISLSSSEGVGMGMGLSLGMGMGAAPSTRNSSICSAPVSLGGYNYDYETETIRRRFRQLKLERKCQEDYIGIVLSPKTVMTNSNEQQYRYLIVELEPYGMAQKDGRLRLGDEIVNVNGKHLRGIQSFAEVQRLLSSFVDNCIDLVIAHDEVTTVTDFYTKIRIDGMSTQRHRLSYVQRTQSTDSLTSMQSLQLQQERIQGQNMQDQQQEPDAQGEDQCDARSMASVSTMPTPMPLMQHRRSSTPRHSLEAGGPEHELLRRRARSSSGQRSLALTPTPLFASSGGSSSCSSSPNHRLLDNEHDPANETESYTPVYANRAASVCVASSLADDEKWQLLARKRCSEGSALSAAAAATSGPQQFGQRTHYARNSINLANSHYRSLRFAHSRLSSSRLSLFMQAPTNSLTAGEGVANTPSSTANNTTTDLTNQQQQQQNQQQTHHQSLYIKHSPKSVSLFSPNPYVNASSSPASASTSAGAGASLAPPSAALMHHRPSLPVAKLTIRDEEMAEVIRASMSEGSGRCTPKIITFFKGPGLKSLGFSIVGGRDSPKGNMGIFVKTVFPSGQAADDGSLQAGDEIVEINGNSVQGMSHAETIGLFKNVREGTIVLKILRRKLQKAKSMGC from the exons ATGCGTCTCTTCAAAACGCGCAAATCCACCGACACCTACAGCACACTAGCCGctcagcaacaacaacagcagcagcagcagcagcaacaacccgacaacagcaacacttcccaaagcagcagcagcaaaagtcACACGCCGGCAACATGCAACAACCGATTGACCAAGAGCATTGCGAACAGCACCACCATATCCTCATCGCTGCCTGATCTTAACGAGTCGCCCGTCATGATCCTCAGCTGCACCACCCTGGCCAGCAATGGAGCCACCGCCACGACAGCGGTCACAGCAACAGCCAGCGGAGCACCGGCAACATCTGCCGGGGgtctgccgcagcagcaacatcagcagcagccgtTACGCACGGCCACGCCCACGTGTCTGCTAAGTGGTCGGCAGACGCCCTCGGCCATATCGGTGATGTCGCTGCAAGAGGCCACCAGTCTGCaccgccagcagcagcagcagcaacagcagcagcagcagcagcaacatcagcagcagcaacatcagccaCCCACCATCTACGTGCCCGTGCCCACGAAACTTGGCAGCAATGGCAGCACTGGCAACCACTCGGCAACACTGCTTTTGAGCTATGGCAGCACCAACAGCATTGCCACcatgcagcaacagcagcagcaacatgccGCCCAGTACCAGCAATATGTTGCACAGCGACTGCACGCCGCTTCCAGTAGTTGTTTGTACGAGAAGGGGGCAAGTGCCGGCGGAGGAGCGGGCAGCAACAAGAGCAGCCGATCCCTGACCCCAAATG GCCACCTGCCCGACTACAAATTGGTGACAGCGGTGCCCGTTGTTGTCCTGGACGATGAGCACAAATCGAACTCATTGCCAGCCAGTGAACTGAGTCGCAACAGCGGCGGCAACAtgaacagcagcagcagcaacatgaacggcagcggcaacagcaacagcaacagtcTTGACGTCAGCAACAGCAACTCGCACTCTGGGAGCTCCACTTCCTTGGCCAGCACCACGAGAAATG TTTTCACCTGGGGCAAGCGCATGAGTCGCAAACTGGATCTGCTGAAGCGCAGCGACTCGCCCGCCGCCGCCCACAAATCGCACTCGGACCTGAGGAGTCTGTTCCACTCGCCAACGCATCACAAGAGTGGTGGCTCCGGTGGAGTCAACGCGTCCAGTTCGGCGAAGGCCTCGCCCTCACCCAGCAGCTCCGGATCGACGACCAGCACCCTCAAGAAGTGCAAGTCGGGCCCCATTGAGACCATCAAGCAGCgtcaccagcagcagcagcagcagcagttggTCCAGGATGTGGGCACTGGCCAGAGCCAGAGTGCTCAGTCCACGCCCACGCATCAGTTCCAGGCGGCCGCCCGCCCACAGAAGGCGCTGAAGAACTTCTTCCATCGGATCGGCTCCACCGGCATGCTGAACCATCGCTCCCACAATCTCCTCAAGGCCTCGGAGGCGGCCCAGCAGGCCACACCGGCGGCCACCACGCTGTATAGGAGCAGTTCCACCAGCCAGCTGTCCAGTTGCTCCTACGTCAAGTGCGACGATCCCACCGAGGGTCTGAATCTCCAGCGGGAGCAGCAGCGACTGCCCCGCATTGCCAGCCTAAAGTCCAGTAGCTGCGATGATATAGCCAAGGTGAGCAGTTGTCTGACGGCCAGCACAAGTAGTGGCAGTGGTGCAGGCAGCTTGGCATCTCCTCCAAGTGGTGCAGCATCTGGTGgtgcaggaggaggaggcggaggaggaggaactGCACCCAGTGGCCAGCACGATCCCTCGCGACGTGGTGCTTTTCCTTATGCCTTCCTGCGATCCCGTCTCTCCGTGCTGCCCGAGGAAAATCACGGCAATGCACCAGGTCACCTGAAGCAACAGATTCAAAGGCAGCGggagcagcaccagcagcatcagcggGAACTCCTCGAGCAGGAGCAGGCCGCATCGCCCCTACCGCAGCGCCGATCCCCCGaacaggcgatgctgagcaATGTGTCACGCAACGACAGCATCACCTCCAAGGACTGGGAACCACTTTACCAAAGATTAAGTAGTTGTCTGAGTTCAAACGAGTCCGGCTACGACAGCGATGGGGGTGCGACGGGAGCCCGGCTGGGCAATAATCTGAGCATCTCCGGCGGAGATACCGAATCTATTGCCTCGGGCACCCTCAAGCGCAACTCGCTCATCTCCCTCAGCTCGTCGGAGGGCGTGGGCATGGGCATGGGCCTGAGCCTGGGCATGGGAATGGGTGCGGCTCCATCGACGCGGAACAGCAGCATCTGCAGTGCTCCCGTATCGCTGGGCGGCTACAACTATGACTACGAAACGGAGACTATCCGGCGGAGATTCAGGCAACTGAAGCTGGAGCGCAAGTGCCAGGAGGACTACATCGGCATTGTCCTGTCGCCCAAGACAGTGATGACCAACAGCAATGAGCAGCAGTACCGGTACCTCATCGTGGAACTGGAACCCTATGGAATGGCACAGAA GGATGGCCGCCTTCGCCTGGGCGACGAGATTGTCAATGTGAATGGAAAGCACCTGCGTGGCATCCAATCCTTTGCCGAGGTCCAGCGCCTGCTAAGCAGCTTCGTGGACAACTGCATCGACCTGGTGATTGCCCACGATGAGGTGACCACGGTCACGGACTTCTACACCAAAATCCGCATCGATGGGATGAGCACGCAGCGCCACAGGCTAAGCTATGTGCAGCGCACCCAGAGCACCGACAGTCTGACCAGCATGCAGAGCCTGCAGCTGCAGCAGGAGAGGATTCAGGGTCAAAACATGCAGGACCAGCAGCAGGAGCCGGATGCCCAGGGCGAGGATCAGTGCGATGCACGGTCCATGGCCAGTGTGAGCACCATGCCCACTCCGATGCCGCTAATGCAGCATCGCAGGAGCTCGACTCCCAGGCACTCACTGGAAGCGGGTGGGCCAGAGCACGAGCTCCTCAGGAGGCGGGCGCGCAGCTCCTCAGGTCAGCGCAGCTTGGCTCTAACACCGACCCCACTCTTTGCCAGCAGCGggggcagcagcagctgctcctcctcccCTAACCACCGGTTGTTGGATAACGAGCATGACCCCGCTAACGAGACCGAATCCTATACGCCAGTGTATGCAAATCGGGCGGCGAGCGTGTGCGTGGCCTCCTCGCTGGCGGACGACGAGAAGTGGCAGTTGCTGGCCCGGAAGCGCTGCTCCGAGGGATCCGCCCTgtccgccgccgccgccgccacctCGGGCCCCCAGCAGTTTGGCCAGCGCACCCACTACGCCAGGAACTCCATCAATCTGGCCAACTCGCACTATCGCTCGCTCCGGTTTGCCCACTCGCGGCTAAGCTCGTCGCGCCTCAGTCTGTTCATGCAGGCGCCGACTAACAGTCTAACCGCCGGGGAGGGAGTCGCTAACACCCCATCCTCTACAGCCAACAACACAACCACTGATCTCACtaaccagcagcaacagcagcaaaacCAGCAACAGACACACCACCAATCACTGTACATCAAGCACTCGCCAAAGAGCGTCTCATTGTTCTCGCCTAATCCCTATGTTAACGCCTCATCCTCACCAGCCTCGGCATCCACATCGGCGGGTGCAGGCGCCTCCCTGGCCCCGCCGTCCGCTGCCCTAATGCATCACAGGCCATCGCTGCCGGTGGCCAAGCTAACCATACGCGACGAGGAAATGGCGGAGGTCATCCGAGCGTCCATGAGCGAGG GCAGTGGTCGTTGCACTCCCAAGATTATCACCTTCTTCAAGGGACCTGGACTGAAATCTTTGGGCTTCAGCATAGTGGGAGGCCGGGATTCGCCCAAGGGCAATATGGGAATCTTTGTAAAGACCGTTTTTCCCTCGGGACAGGCAGCCGATGATGGCTCACTGCAAGCGG GCGATGAAATAGTGGAGATCAATGGCAACTCGGTGCAGGGCATGAGTCATGCCGAAACCATAGGACTCTTTAAAAACGTTAGAGAAGGCACTATAGTGCTCAAAATCTTGAGAAGAAA ATTGCAGAAAGCTAAATCGATGGGTTGTTAG
- the LOC119551137 gene encoding uncharacterized protein LOC119551137 has product MVVYISLIIFLGLSFLQPTVQAVIENNIYSPLIELVFNHLKESPLNFDSWTEEISLSLNKEKQDRISLNIPWSRLLEEGKPSLELQKQLKPENSFKLRIWMSLYWYLKRAQLLNDVLLSNFAQELMNLRRSQPDMWNNSLQNVVQSFPSSLRLLLKTQRLCLQHQKEMLSIGAEYHLELGANSNCSIWEVQEEKEDHWLKLVNVCDDTSNFFISMLSQEGSHFLFSAPSNMATHFCVINGLGFFEEASNTNIGCQWHLNDCRFLHLI; this is encoded by the coding sequence ATGGTCGTCTACATCTCTCTCATAATATTTTTGGGATTAAGTTTCCTACAACCTACAGTTCAAGCGGTCATTGAAAACAACATTTACAGTCCTCTAATTGAACTTGTGTTCAATCATCTTAAAGAGAGTCCTTTAAATTTTGATAGTTGGACTGAGGAAATAAGTTTATCTTTGAATAAAGAAAAGCAAGACCGAATCTCATTAAATATTCCCTGGTCGCGTTTGCTagaagaaggaaaaccatcacTAGAACTCCAAAAGCAACTCAAGCCTGAAAACTCCTTTAAGTTGAGGATTTGGATGAGCCTTTATTGGTACCTCAAGAGAGCTCAGCTATTGAATGATGTTCTTCTCTCAAACTTTGCCCAGGAATTGATGAATCTTCGAAGATCTCAACCAGATATGTGGAACAATAGTCTCCAAAATGTGGTACAGAGTTTTCCAAGTTCTTTGAGACTTTTGCTAAAAACTCAACGTTTGTGCCTGCAAcaccaaaaggaaatgttgAGTATTGGGGCCGAATATCACCTAGAATTGGGTGCCAATAGCAACTGCAGCATTTGGGAGGTTCAGGAGGAGAAAGAGGATCACTGGCTCAAACTCGTAAATGTCTGTGATGATACAAGCAATTTCTTTATAAGCATGTTATCACAGGAAGGATCGCATTTCTTGTTTAGTGCCCCCAGTAACATGGCAACGCACTTTTGTGTGATAAACGGATTGGGTTTCTTCGAGGAGGCGTCAAACACGAATATTGGTTGCCAGTGGCATTTAAATGACTGCAGATTTTTACACTTAATATAA